One genomic region from Homalodisca vitripennis isolate AUS2020 chromosome 6, UT_GWSS_2.1, whole genome shotgun sequence encodes:
- the LOC124364251 gene encoding nuclear factor of activated T-cells 5 isoform X6: MVKLTAGLMTVVPKSHRKVIKVASKRPAAILRAPASAVKREHIPVDPCDNSNDSGLGFDHHIDYHSSIASHPTLCFSDKETGWQTEEPAEAKRRRLEIKLESDDANDNFTFPQTVRQVPRAICVPVRARTSRVVSVPAPLSSQLSATSQNGLTQLLIVCQPEQQHRARYQTEGSRGAVKDRTGNGFPVVKLVGYDGPATLQVFIGTDQGRVVPHMFYQACRVSGKNSTPCVEKKVDGTIVIEVDIEPSKDMVVTCDCVGILKERNVDVEHRFPEEGTGRTKKKSTRCRMVFRTTITNPDGSQETLQVTSQPIVCTQPPGVPEICKKSLSSCSVRGGQELFVLGKNFLKDTRVLFQEGDSTNPSWSQSVQPDKEFLQQSHLVCTVPPYHRVDISEPVTIRLLVESSGKASEPHTFLYLPDTSPPHSDNNTVLVPEGNVVTNSISSQVKFLKQAQRCRGSVIFHQRRYNKNGGSPGVFPSHLPQPVAASLLMSSETPVTATFIPSQTSTGREDNIHPVMMWDKTMPVDVMMPPPPPALLPISGRRSSVQMIVPEPLEPENLKQEVSEEAPKPLSDLSSSQQPSMDTFRRFVTNNTLPSITVESYLSNIEGNAAFGNKVVKSQLISEMPRIMIPSSTVVSKPLASSDSSSLLTTVEPMLVSQPVGMTFDGRNMCASSSVSQASHENISVIVPSPLIQKKSSESLVSQEIQQQEQIPQSQSVGLDLLMRSALNERPPTMTEKLDAFVNSAADSHISPNPNSTITSVITENSVVNPINDMVVNTATNMSKLQEQNMSPITQSSAISMSPQTSPHHSSANVGDGSLCSIINSPQNTSGQSHVVSSIQATLEHHLNSQSANSAQANINDLIKTSQTVTAGQAQVYSNLQSSIEQLTSQALSSSQMTHSEINSIIQSSQPTPTSQAHVMSNLQSLEQHLSPPPVNSGQIIHPDLNNLMQSSQSSTQEHTLANLQASLEQQMSSHNMTSQPQMNLSNLIQSASQESTREAQALSNLQASLEQHLSQGLNSTQMIHSESIQPTNLSMGSIGKTIQTSTQSPTISENQSLSNLQASLEHHMSSQILSSVQAAHESLTNGNISMNTLNSSVPTSPQIQIAVSQAQVLSNLQASLEHHLASQVAASVQSIHETVTSSQMTTNLNSPVENSSQVAVSQGQTLSGLQMSLEHLSPRVMTSPQPTHENMSVGSISLNNTMQTSPVQISVSQAQTLSDLHASLEHHLSSNVMASSQPSETIIPVERLNNQIPTSPQQSSNQNLSSFQASIDHLSSQVLSSPQSSHSEHNLSINDSRSMDLTSPLSLMNSQTINVVSDTSSTNSPVMILSPNSRQSPSSVLTTPGLSMSNTPTMALSPVNTLAMDMNPSNIVLNASHTMVSAADITMGNPPTLLSQPDVQMQTSPGVQLQTSISQFEQVASRIPDKMAAMSQYQHGQGLQGMDKEVDRKDPAGYMIQPGTVQPHANYEIKPQPVKKCEELANELTQMSEHDLISYINPSCFDTADFTFLGHVSYNR, translated from the exons ACCGGGTGGCAGACTGAGGAGCCAGCGGAAGCGAAGAGACGAAGGCTGGAGATCAAACTGGAATCTGATGACGCAAACGATAACTTCACTTTCCCACAAACTGTAAGACAAGTGCCCAGGGCTATCTG TGTACCAGTGCGAGCGCGTACCAGCCGAGTGGTGTCGGTGCCAGCGCCGCTCAGCTCGCAGCTGTCAGCCACCTCGCAGAACGGGCTGACTCAGCTGCTGATAGTGTGCCAGCCAGAGCAGCAGCACCGAGCCCGGTACCAGACGGAGGGCAGCCGAGGTGCCGTCAAGGACCGGACGGGCAATGGCTTCCCCGTTGTCAAG CTGGTGGGCTACGATGGGCCGGCAACACTGCAGGTGTTTATAGGTACGGACCAGGGACGTGTGGTCCCCCATATGTTCTACCAGGCCTGTCGTGTCTCTGGCAAGAACTCCACCCCCTGCGTAGAGAAGAAGGTGGACGGCACAATAGTCATCGAAGTGGACATTGAACCCTCGAAGGACATGGTGGTTAC GTGTGACTGTGTGGGGATCCTGAAGGAACGCAATGTCGATGTGGAACATAGGTTCCCAGAGGAAGGGACGGGTCGAACCAAGAAGAAGTCGACCCGCTGCCGGATGGTATTTCGGACAACTATCACTAATCCGGACGGCTCACAGGAGACTCTGCAGGTCACCTCACAGCCAATAGTATGCA CCCAGCCGCCTGGTGTGCCAGAGATCTGCAAGAAGTCACTGTCATCCTGCAGTGTCCGTGGTGGCCAGGAGCTTTTTGTCCTGGGCAAGAACTTCCTCAAGGACACACGAGTACTGTTCCAGGAGGGTGACTCCACCAACCCTTCCTGGTCCCAGAGTGTACAACCGGACAAGGAGTTTCTCCAACAG TCACACCTGGTGTGTACCGTGCCACCGTACCACCGTGTTGACATCTCAGAGCCGGTTACAATCCGGTTACTGGTGGAATCTAGTGGCAAGGCCAGTGAGCCCCACACGTTTCTCTACTTGCCGGATACGTCTCCGCCACACTCAGACAATAACACAG TTTTGGTCCCAGAGGGAAATGTTGTCACCAATTCCATCAGTTCACAAG TTAAGTTCCTGAAGCAGGCTCAACGATGCAGAGGATCTGTGATTTTTCATCAACGTCGATATAATAAAAACG GTGGCAGCCCTGGAGTGTTCCCCAGCCACTTGCCCCAACCAGTGGCTGCATCACTTCTCATGTCCTCTGAGACCCCTGTCACAGCGACTTTCATCCCCTCTCAGACTTCCACAG GGAGGGAAGATAACATACATCCCGTTATGATGTGGGATAAGACGATGCCAGTGGACGTGATGATGCCACCACCACCTCCTGCTCTACTGCCAATTTCAGGTCGAAGATCTTCAGTGCAGATGATTGTACCAGAGCCTCTCGAACCGGAAAATCTGAAACAAGAAGTTTCTGAGGAAGCACCCAAGCCCTTATCTGATCTCTCAAGCAGCCAGCAACCCTCTATGGACACATTTCGCAGATTTGTCACCAACAACACTCTTCCTTCCATCACTGTTGAAAGCTATCTATCCAACATCGAGGGGAACGCTGCGTTTGGTAACAAAGTGGTCAAATCTCAGTTAATCAGTGAAATGCCACGGATAATGATACCATCATCAACAGTTGTCAGTAAGCCACTGGCCTCGAGTGATTCTTCCAGTCTTTTAACTACTGTTGAGCCTATGCTTGTCAGCCAACCTGTCGGGATGACGTTTGACGGTAGGAACATGTGTGCCAGCTCGTCTGTTTCTCAGGCCTCCCACGAAAACATCAGTGTCATCGTGCCTTCTCCTCTGATTCAGAAAAAGTCTTCTGAATCACTCGTATCCCAAGAGATCCAACAACAAGAACAGATTCCACAGTCACAAAGTGTTGGACTCGATTTGTTGATGAGATCTGCTCTCAATGAGCGACCTCCAACGATGACCGAAAAGCTGGATGCTTTTGTCAATTCTGCAGCAGACAGCCATATCAGTCCCAATCCAAACTCCACGATCACATCTGTTATTACTGAAAATTCAGTAGTGAACCCCATCAATGATATGGTTGTAAACACCGCCACCAACATGAGCAAACTACAGGAGCAAAACATGTCACCAATTACCCAGTCGTCTGCAATATCAATGTCTCCACAAACAAGTCCTCACCATAGCTCTGCCAATGTTGGCGATGGATCACTTTGCTCTATTATAAATTCGCCACAGAACACATCTGGTCAATCTCATGTTGTTTCCAGCATCCAAGCCACTTTGGAACATCACTTGAACAGCCAGAGTGCAAACTCGGCTCAGGCAAACATTAACGACTTGATTAAAACTTCTCAAACAGTAACGGCCGGTCAAGCTCAAGTTTATTCAAACTTACAATCATCTATAGAACAGTTAACCTCCCAGGCTCTGAGTTCTTCACAGATGACTCATTCTGAGATCAACAGTATAATACAGTCTTCACAACCGACTCCGACGAGTCAAGCCCATGTAATGTCAAATTTACAATCTCTAGAACAACATCTGTCACCGCCACCTGTCAATTCAGGTCAGATAATTCATCCCGATTTGAATAATCTGATGCAGTCTTCTCAGTCCTCTACTCAAGAACACACACTGGCAAATCTTCAAGCCTCTTTGGAGCAACAAATGTCATCGCATAACATGACTTCTCAGCCGCAAATGAATCTGAGCAACCTGATACAGTCGGCATCACAAGAGTCTACACGTGAGGCTCAGGCATTATCTAACTTGCAAGCATCTCTGGAACAACACCTTTCTCAAGGACTTAACTCTACACAAATGATTCACTCTGAATCCATTCAACCAACAAATTTGTCTATGGGAAGTATCGGGAAAACTATCCAGACATCCACCCAAAGTCCTACTATCAGTGAAAATCAAAGCTTATCAAATCTTCAAGCTTCACTGGAACACCATATGTCTTCACAAATATTGAGTTCCGTACAAGCAGCTCATGAGTCGCTAACAAACGGAAACATTTCCATGAACACTTTAAATTCTTCGGTGCCAACTTCCCCTCAGATTCAAATCGCTGTCAGTCAAGCTCAAGTATTATCCAATCTCCAAGCTTCTCTTGAACATCATCTAGCCTCTCAGGTGGCTGCTTCAGTTCAGTCGATACATGAAACAGTGACGAGTAGTCAGATGACGACTAATTTAAATTCTCCAGTCGAGAATTCCTCGCAAGTCGCTGTAAGCCAAGGTCAAACATTATCAGGCCTCCAAATGTCCCTTGAGCACCTGAGTCCTCGGGTCATGACATCGCCCCAACCGACCCACGAGAATATGTCAGTCGGCAGTATTTCACTAAACAATACGATGCAAACTTCTCCAGTTCAAATTTCAGTTAGTCAAGCCCAGACACTATCTGACCTTCATGCGTCTCTTGAACATCATCTGTCTTCCAACGTCATGGCCTCATCTCAGCCATCTGAAACAATCATACCTGTAGAAAGGCTAAACAATCAGATTCCAACTTCTCCACAGCAGTCATCAAATCAAAATCTGTCAAGTTTTCAGGCATCTATAGATCATCTCTCATCACAAGTGTTAAGTTCACCTCAGTCCAGCCATTCTGAACACAATCTCTCCATCAACGATTCTCGGTCTATGGATTTAACCAGTCCCCTGTCATTAATGAATTCCCAGACAATAAACGTTGTCTCGGATACAAGCAGTACTAACAGCCCCGTTATGATACTGTCACCGAATTCTCGTCAGAGTCCTTCCTCCGTTCTTACAACTCCGGGTCTCTCGATGAGCAACACGCCCACGATGGCTCTGTCACCAGTGAACACGCTGGCGATGGATATGAATCCTTCCAACATCGTTCTCAACGCTTCTCACACAATGGTGTCAGCCGCAGACATCACGATGGGCAATCCTCCAACACTCCTCAGTCAACCGGACGTCCAGATGCAGACCTCTCCAGGTGTCCAGCTACAGACCAGTATTAGCCAGTTCGAGCAGGTGGCATCGAGGATACCGGACAAGATGGCGGCCATGAGTCAGTACCAACACGGCCAAGGGTTGCAAGGCATGGATAAGGAAGTTGATAGGAAGGACCCGGCAGGGTACATGATACAGCCGGGAACTGTTCAGCCTCATGCAAACTACGAGATAAAACCTCAACCCGTGAAGAAGTGCGAGGAACTGGCCAATGAGCTGACTCAGATGTCCGAACATGATCTCATCAGTTACATTAATCCCAGCTGTTTTGATACAG
- the LOC124364251 gene encoding nuclear factor of activated T-cells 5 isoform X1: MLLKHLKSQNRLKTAFMGKSPRTGGMVKLTAGLMTVVPKSHRKVIKVASKRPAAILRAPASAVKREHIPVDPCDNSNDSGLGFDHHIDYHSSIASHPTLCFSDKETGWQTEEPAEAKRRRLEIKLESDDANDNFTFPQTVRQVPRAICVPVRARTSRVVSVPAPLSSQLSATSQNGLTQLLIVCQPEQQHRARYQTEGSRGAVKDRTGNGFPVVKLVGYDGPATLQVFIGTDQGRVVPHMFYQACRVSGKNSTPCVEKKVDGTIVIEVDIEPSKDMVVTCDCVGILKERNVDVEHRFPEEGTGRTKKKSTRCRMVFRTTITNPDGSQETLQVTSQPIVCTQPPGVPEICKKSLSSCSVRGGQELFVLGKNFLKDTRVLFQEGDSTNPSWSQSVQPDKEFLQQSHLVCTVPPYHRVDISEPVTIRLLVESSGKASEPHTFLYLPDTSPPHSDNNTVLVPEGNVVTNSISSQVKFLKQAQRCRGSVIFHQRRYNKNGGSPGVFPSHLPQPVAASLLMSSETPVTATFIPSQTSTGREDNIHPVMMWDKTMPVDVMMPPPPPALLPISGRRSSVQMIVPEPLEPENLKQEVSEEAPKPLSDLSSSQQPSMDTFRRFVTNNTLPSITVESYLSNIEGNAAFGNKVVKSQLISEMPRIMIPSSTVVSKPLASSDSSSLLTTVEPMLVSQPVGMTFDGRNMCASSSVSQASHENISVIVPSPLIQKKSSESLVSQEIQQQEQIPQSQSVGLDLLMRSALNERPPTMTEKLDAFVNSAADSHISPNPNSTITSVITENSVVNPINDMVVNTATNMSKLQEQNMSPITQSSAISMSPQTSPHHSSANVGDGSLCSIINSPQNTSGQSHVVSSIQATLEHHLNSQSANSAQANINDLIKTSQTVTAGQAQVYSNLQSSIEQLTSQALSSSQMTHSEINSIIQSSQPTPTSQAHVMSNLQSLEQHLSPPPVNSGQIIHPDLNNLMQSSQSSTQEHTLANLQASLEQQMSSHNMTSQPQMNLSNLIQSASQESTREAQALSNLQASLEQHLSQGLNSTQMIHSESIQPTNLSMGSIGKTIQTSTQSPTISENQSLSNLQASLEHHMSSQILSSVQAAHESLTNGNISMNTLNSSVPTSPQIQIAVSQAQVLSNLQASLEHHLASQVAASVQSIHETVTSSQMTTNLNSPVENSSQVAVSQGQTLSGLQMSLEHLSPRVMTSPQPTHENMSVGSISLNNTMQTSPVQISVSQAQTLSDLHASLEHHLSSNVMASSQPSETIIPVERLNNQIPTSPQQSSNQNLSSFQASIDHLSSQVLSSPQSSHSEHNLSINDSRSMDLTSPLSLMNSQTINVVSDTSSTNSPVMILSPNSRQSPSSVLTTPGLSMSNTPTMALSPVNTLAMDMNPSNIVLNASHTMVSAADITMGNPPTLLSQPDVQMQTSPGVQLQTSISQFEQVASRIPDKMAAMSQYQHGQGLQGMDKEVDRKDPAGYMIQPGTVQPHANYEIKPQPVKKCEELANELTQMSEHDLISYINPSCFDTADFTFLGHVSYNR; this comes from the exons ACCGGGTGGCAGACTGAGGAGCCAGCGGAAGCGAAGAGACGAAGGCTGGAGATCAAACTGGAATCTGATGACGCAAACGATAACTTCACTTTCCCACAAACTGTAAGACAAGTGCCCAGGGCTATCTG TGTACCAGTGCGAGCGCGTACCAGCCGAGTGGTGTCGGTGCCAGCGCCGCTCAGCTCGCAGCTGTCAGCCACCTCGCAGAACGGGCTGACTCAGCTGCTGATAGTGTGCCAGCCAGAGCAGCAGCACCGAGCCCGGTACCAGACGGAGGGCAGCCGAGGTGCCGTCAAGGACCGGACGGGCAATGGCTTCCCCGTTGTCAAG CTGGTGGGCTACGATGGGCCGGCAACACTGCAGGTGTTTATAGGTACGGACCAGGGACGTGTGGTCCCCCATATGTTCTACCAGGCCTGTCGTGTCTCTGGCAAGAACTCCACCCCCTGCGTAGAGAAGAAGGTGGACGGCACAATAGTCATCGAAGTGGACATTGAACCCTCGAAGGACATGGTGGTTAC GTGTGACTGTGTGGGGATCCTGAAGGAACGCAATGTCGATGTGGAACATAGGTTCCCAGAGGAAGGGACGGGTCGAACCAAGAAGAAGTCGACCCGCTGCCGGATGGTATTTCGGACAACTATCACTAATCCGGACGGCTCACAGGAGACTCTGCAGGTCACCTCACAGCCAATAGTATGCA CCCAGCCGCCTGGTGTGCCAGAGATCTGCAAGAAGTCACTGTCATCCTGCAGTGTCCGTGGTGGCCAGGAGCTTTTTGTCCTGGGCAAGAACTTCCTCAAGGACACACGAGTACTGTTCCAGGAGGGTGACTCCACCAACCCTTCCTGGTCCCAGAGTGTACAACCGGACAAGGAGTTTCTCCAACAG TCACACCTGGTGTGTACCGTGCCACCGTACCACCGTGTTGACATCTCAGAGCCGGTTACAATCCGGTTACTGGTGGAATCTAGTGGCAAGGCCAGTGAGCCCCACACGTTTCTCTACTTGCCGGATACGTCTCCGCCACACTCAGACAATAACACAG TTTTGGTCCCAGAGGGAAATGTTGTCACCAATTCCATCAGTTCACAAG TTAAGTTCCTGAAGCAGGCTCAACGATGCAGAGGATCTGTGATTTTTCATCAACGTCGATATAATAAAAACG GTGGCAGCCCTGGAGTGTTCCCCAGCCACTTGCCCCAACCAGTGGCTGCATCACTTCTCATGTCCTCTGAGACCCCTGTCACAGCGACTTTCATCCCCTCTCAGACTTCCACAG GGAGGGAAGATAACATACATCCCGTTATGATGTGGGATAAGACGATGCCAGTGGACGTGATGATGCCACCACCACCTCCTGCTCTACTGCCAATTTCAGGTCGAAGATCTTCAGTGCAGATGATTGTACCAGAGCCTCTCGAACCGGAAAATCTGAAACAAGAAGTTTCTGAGGAAGCACCCAAGCCCTTATCTGATCTCTCAAGCAGCCAGCAACCCTCTATGGACACATTTCGCAGATTTGTCACCAACAACACTCTTCCTTCCATCACTGTTGAAAGCTATCTATCCAACATCGAGGGGAACGCTGCGTTTGGTAACAAAGTGGTCAAATCTCAGTTAATCAGTGAAATGCCACGGATAATGATACCATCATCAACAGTTGTCAGTAAGCCACTGGCCTCGAGTGATTCTTCCAGTCTTTTAACTACTGTTGAGCCTATGCTTGTCAGCCAACCTGTCGGGATGACGTTTGACGGTAGGAACATGTGTGCCAGCTCGTCTGTTTCTCAGGCCTCCCACGAAAACATCAGTGTCATCGTGCCTTCTCCTCTGATTCAGAAAAAGTCTTCTGAATCACTCGTATCCCAAGAGATCCAACAACAAGAACAGATTCCACAGTCACAAAGTGTTGGACTCGATTTGTTGATGAGATCTGCTCTCAATGAGCGACCTCCAACGATGACCGAAAAGCTGGATGCTTTTGTCAATTCTGCAGCAGACAGCCATATCAGTCCCAATCCAAACTCCACGATCACATCTGTTATTACTGAAAATTCAGTAGTGAACCCCATCAATGATATGGTTGTAAACACCGCCACCAACATGAGCAAACTACAGGAGCAAAACATGTCACCAATTACCCAGTCGTCTGCAATATCAATGTCTCCACAAACAAGTCCTCACCATAGCTCTGCCAATGTTGGCGATGGATCACTTTGCTCTATTATAAATTCGCCACAGAACACATCTGGTCAATCTCATGTTGTTTCCAGCATCCAAGCCACTTTGGAACATCACTTGAACAGCCAGAGTGCAAACTCGGCTCAGGCAAACATTAACGACTTGATTAAAACTTCTCAAACAGTAACGGCCGGTCAAGCTCAAGTTTATTCAAACTTACAATCATCTATAGAACAGTTAACCTCCCAGGCTCTGAGTTCTTCACAGATGACTCATTCTGAGATCAACAGTATAATACAGTCTTCACAACCGACTCCGACGAGTCAAGCCCATGTAATGTCAAATTTACAATCTCTAGAACAACATCTGTCACCGCCACCTGTCAATTCAGGTCAGATAATTCATCCCGATTTGAATAATCTGATGCAGTCTTCTCAGTCCTCTACTCAAGAACACACACTGGCAAATCTTCAAGCCTCTTTGGAGCAACAAATGTCATCGCATAACATGACTTCTCAGCCGCAAATGAATCTGAGCAACCTGATACAGTCGGCATCACAAGAGTCTACACGTGAGGCTCAGGCATTATCTAACTTGCAAGCATCTCTGGAACAACACCTTTCTCAAGGACTTAACTCTACACAAATGATTCACTCTGAATCCATTCAACCAACAAATTTGTCTATGGGAAGTATCGGGAAAACTATCCAGACATCCACCCAAAGTCCTACTATCAGTGAAAATCAAAGCTTATCAAATCTTCAAGCTTCACTGGAACACCATATGTCTTCACAAATATTGAGTTCCGTACAAGCAGCTCATGAGTCGCTAACAAACGGAAACATTTCCATGAACACTTTAAATTCTTCGGTGCCAACTTCCCCTCAGATTCAAATCGCTGTCAGTCAAGCTCAAGTATTATCCAATCTCCAAGCTTCTCTTGAACATCATCTAGCCTCTCAGGTGGCTGCTTCAGTTCAGTCGATACATGAAACAGTGACGAGTAGTCAGATGACGACTAATTTAAATTCTCCAGTCGAGAATTCCTCGCAAGTCGCTGTAAGCCAAGGTCAAACATTATCAGGCCTCCAAATGTCCCTTGAGCACCTGAGTCCTCGGGTCATGACATCGCCCCAACCGACCCACGAGAATATGTCAGTCGGCAGTATTTCACTAAACAATACGATGCAAACTTCTCCAGTTCAAATTTCAGTTAGTCAAGCCCAGACACTATCTGACCTTCATGCGTCTCTTGAACATCATCTGTCTTCCAACGTCATGGCCTCATCTCAGCCATCTGAAACAATCATACCTGTAGAAAGGCTAAACAATCAGATTCCAACTTCTCCACAGCAGTCATCAAATCAAAATCTGTCAAGTTTTCAGGCATCTATAGATCATCTCTCATCACAAGTGTTAAGTTCACCTCAGTCCAGCCATTCTGAACACAATCTCTCCATCAACGATTCTCGGTCTATGGATTTAACCAGTCCCCTGTCATTAATGAATTCCCAGACAATAAACGTTGTCTCGGATACAAGCAGTACTAACAGCCCCGTTATGATACTGTCACCGAATTCTCGTCAGAGTCCTTCCTCCGTTCTTACAACTCCGGGTCTCTCGATGAGCAACACGCCCACGATGGCTCTGTCACCAGTGAACACGCTGGCGATGGATATGAATCCTTCCAACATCGTTCTCAACGCTTCTCACACAATGGTGTCAGCCGCAGACATCACGATGGGCAATCCTCCAACACTCCTCAGTCAACCGGACGTCCAGATGCAGACCTCTCCAGGTGTCCAGCTACAGACCAGTATTAGCCAGTTCGAGCAGGTGGCATCGAGGATACCGGACAAGATGGCGGCCATGAGTCAGTACCAACACGGCCAAGGGTTGCAAGGCATGGATAAGGAAGTTGATAGGAAGGACCCGGCAGGGTACATGATACAGCCGGGAACTGTTCAGCCTCATGCAAACTACGAGATAAAACCTCAACCCGTGAAGAAGTGCGAGGAACTGGCCAATGAGCTGACTCAGATGTCCGAACATGATCTCATCAGTTACATTAATCCCAGCTGTTTTGATACAG